The Prionailurus bengalensis isolate Pbe53 chromosome E2, Fcat_Pben_1.1_paternal_pri, whole genome shotgun sequence region GACAGACTCACAAAAGCTGGGATTTGGGGTTGGTCCTGTCCTGCCTTTGGAGCTCAGGGCTGAGCTCTTGGGTGGTGGGAAGCGGGATGGAGAATTCCACGGGGGCGGTGGCACCACAGTCAAGCTCTCGCCTGGGGCTGTGATGAGGTGCCAGCTGAAGCACGTGTCCCGGGAGCCCCCGGGGCTGCTGCACCTGACCCATGTGACGGTAGTGACAATTCTAAACATAGGTGCTGGACACATTCTTTGGCATGCCCTTCAGTGCTCACAGACAATGACAGGCTCAAGTCTGTTTGCTTAGCTCAGGCCAGGGACTGAGAACTGCGGAGCTTCTGTGACTGCCCCCACTCAAAGTTCTCCCAGCAGGTGGCCAGAACTGAAAACACAATCTAGAAGTCTGTGGGTTGTCGAGTTATGACGGTTGGATTCCCAGCCTTGACAAGTTTCTTATGTGCAAGTGTGGGCGCTGACTGGTACGCAAGGGACCCAAAATCTGGAATGGGGTCGTCTGGTTGGAATCAGAGGAGACAGATGATCTCACGCTCCCAAGTCACTAGAGCTTCCCTTCCCAATGTCCGAGGAGCCCAGCAGCCTTCCCGTGCTTAACAACCCTATGCTCACCTCACCCAAGCAGAGGCCTTGAAAGCAGGCATCTACGCCCCCGCAGACTCCTCACAAGCACCCCTGCTATCACCGGACCCACAAATACCAAGGGTCAAATCTCTGCCCTCCAGAGTACAGACATCCGCCGGGACCCAGGGCGTGCAGCTTTCTACACTAGAAGAGTTGCAAGATTTGCAAACATATAGTCAGAAACCGCGGGACACCGGGGTCTAACGGTGTTAGACCAGTGACGGTGGATATCACACAGATGGGCCAAATTCACGGGTCCGTGGGCACTTACTGGAAGTGATGAGTTAGCTAGTACAGCTGGGTGGTTCTAAGGGCTCTCTCCGGTCGGCTGACTGGAACTTGGACTCCAGTGTGGCCTGCAGTTaggagagaagccagagaggCCCTGACGTAATCTGGAGGGGGGTACCCAGCGCTGAGGGAGGTTAGTGTTGGACCGGGCTGCTCATGGTTGACCTGCAACCTCCCCCCAGCGCTGTGTTCCACAGGAAGGCAGCTCTTCACTCTCCACGATGGACTTTCGATGGACTTTCCCTGTTCCAGTTCCATAACAACCAGCGCTGTGCTCTGAGATTTCCAATCACCCCCCAGGAGGAGCAGCGTCAGCCCTGGTGGCAGGACCTCTCACCCCTGGGAGAAGCTAGATTCTTCTCCCAGCCccgcgtgggggtgggggtgggggaggcctgcTGGGGAGACCCTTCCAGGGCGCTCAGGGCCCTGCCCCTGGCTGTCTTCTCCCACTCTGGCTTTCATTGCATCAACACTCGGCACTTCCTCTGTGCGCTTGGCCTCCAGCGGCTCCCGCGGGCTCCATTACTCAGACTTAGGGGGAGGCGATCAGCTCCGGACAGATCCGCTGCTGCTGACAGGGTGCCGAGGAGGAGACATCAGAGGGTCCTCCCAATCCAGGGTGGAGTGAAGGGGGTCAGGCCGGGCTCAGAGGGGCCCTCGGTGCCACCCAAGGTTCCAGGAGGTCTGGGCTAAAGAGACCTCGTCTGCCCGCCTCCCCAGACAGCTGCAGCAGCCCCAACAGCAGAGGCCCCCCGGAGGGCAGGGACGTAAACACAGGCAGACACCCTCTCCTGTCCCGGGGGGCCGGATGTGAGTGTTCCTGGAGTCACGGTGCAGCTGTGGGTGGGGCTGGAgtggggaatgggggagggatGGATCCCGCCCCCGTGAGGCAGACCCGAGGCACCAAAGGGGTGGAGGAGGTACCGGGGCAGCTGAGCACCAGGGCCCTGGgtgccctcaccccaccctccactGGCCTCTAGCTTGGCTCCCCCTTCACCCACCCCTTCCCTTTCCATCAGgtcccctcctgctcctccctaGCTCCCTTCTCCACCTCTCCCTGGGCTCTGGCTGTCCGCAGGCGCCCTCTTCTTGGTCCCACCCCAGGGTCCTCCAtctgcctctgctctctcccttcccgccaggggcacctggctaccCTGTACCTCACTCCCGGTCTCCacgtccctcccctgcctctccccttgcAGTCCTCTGCTCTTTGCCTCCCCCtccatctctcctttctcttcccccgCCTGCCCCTGAGgtctcccccatccctcctcctccaccaacCCGGCCcattccccatccccaccccgaCTCCTCCGGTGGCCACAACACACCCCATCTCTGGCACGGACGGCCCATCCCCTCAGCACGGCCCGCCGCCTCTGCGGCCGGGCGCCAGCCGCCCgcctcccctcccagctctgccactttggGACTCTTGCCTGTCCCTGGGCCATCTCGGCACTACCCAGCTCAAGTTCAGGCCCGGCCCTCAGCCTCACCCCCTACCCCCAGACTCTCCCAGGCCCCTGGCTCTCCCTGCCTGGCCTCGCCAGGTCCCCCATCTGTGTCTTTGGCCACCCTGAACCTTTCCGCTGTCTCACCAGAAAACCAGCCCCAACACGCCAGAGCCCCAACCCTCAGGTcggcctcctgccctcccttcccctcccctcctctcctccctcggccccgccccggcccctcccGGCCCCTGGGGCCCTGAggcctccctccccgcctctctggactggctgggctgggctcagaCGGCTGCACCGCAGGTTGGCGAGAGCTgaagggagggagcgagggagggccTGAGCTGAGGCCCGGACCGGCGCAGGCGGGAGCTGGACCCAGAGGTAAAAGGTCGCTGGCTCCCCTTCCCTGGGGTGGGGAATGTTAGGGTGAGGGAGGCTGGCTTTCCAGGAGGTGGAAGGGCTGACCCCGTGATTCTGGCGCCTGATGAGTGGACCAAGGGGGGCTGGAAAGGCCAAGTCCCCAATCCCCcagtgcggtggggggggggggggggtgctgcctgCAGAACAGGTCAGTGGAAGGGGCTGGGCTCAGGGGAAAGAGCAGGGTGTCAGAACGAATGGGAACTGGATTCCAAGGTCAGAAATAGCGAAGAGGTGGGCGGGTTCAGGGTCTGGGGCTGAGGGGAGCGGGCACAGGAGCTGGCAGGGACTGACCCCCGACGCAACCGTGGCTCCTCTGCAGCTCCCGCGGCCGCCCCTTCCCTGGGCTGGGTCATGCGCTGCCCCAAGTGCCTTCTCTGCCTGTCAGCGCTGCTCACGCTCCTGGGCCTCAAGGTGTACATCGAGTGGACATCTGAGTCTTGGCTAAGCAAGGCCTACCGGGGACCCCAGGGCACCCCACTGGGCCCCACACCAGCCACCCCCGAGCCCACCCTGCCGGCTAACCTCTCTGCCCGTCTGGGCCAGACCAGCCCGCTGCTCTCTGCATACTGGAACCAGCAGCAGTGGCGGCTGGGGTCCCTGCCCAGTGGGGACAGCGCTGAGGCAGGGGGCTGCCGGGCTTGGGGGGCTGCCGCTGCTGCAGAGATCCCAGACTTCGCCTCCTACCCCAAGGACCTCCGCCGCTTCTTGCTGTCGGCGGCCTGCCGGAATTTCCCCCAGTGGCTGCCTAGAAGTGGTGGCGGCCAAGTGGCCGACTGCTCAGGTACGGACGTCCCCTACCTTCTGTTGGCCATCAAGTCGGAACCAGGGCGCTTTGCAGAGCGACAGGCCGTGAGGGAGACGTGGGGCAGTCCGGTTCCTGGGGTCCGGCTGCTCTTCCTGCTCGGGTCACCAGAGGGTGAGAGGGGGCCTGACCTAAGTTCCCTGGTGGCCTGGGAGAGTCGCCGCTACAGTGACCTGCTACTCTGGGACTTCCTCGACGTCCCCTTCAATCGGACGCTCAAAGACTTGCTGCTGCTGGCCTGGCTGGACCGACACTGCCCGGGCGTGAGCTTCGTCCTGCAGGCTCAGGATGACGCCTTCGTGCACACACGGGCCCTTCTGGACCACCTGCGGGCCCTGCCCCCTAGATGGGCCCGAAGCCTCTACCTGGGTGAGGTCTTTACCCAGGCCAGACCCCTGCGGAAGCCCAGAGGACCCTTCTACGTGCCTAGATCCTTCTTTAAAGGTGAATACCCGGCCTATGCCAGTGGCGGCGGCTATGTCATTGCTGGGCGCCTGGCACCCTGGCTGCTGCGGGCAGCGGCCCGTGTGGCCCCCTTCCCCTTCGACGATGTCTACACTGGCCTGTGCTTCCGGGCCCTGGGCCTGGCACCAAGGGACCACAAAGGCTTCCTCACAGCCTGGCCAGCAGACCGCACTGCTGACGCCTGTGCTCTCCGGGACCTGCTGCTGGTGCGGCCCCTCAGCCCCCAGGGTAGCATTCGGCTCTGGAAACAGCTGCAGGAGCCTCAGCTCCAGTGCTGAGCCTGGCGGAGCTGAGGAGAGGAGGGCAGCACAGACCTGG contains the following coding sequences:
- the B3GNT8 gene encoding UDP-GlcNAc:betaGal beta-1,3-N-acetylglucosaminyltransferase 8, with translation MRCPKCLLCLSALLTLLGLKVYIEWTSESWLSKAYRGPQGTPLGPTPATPEPTLPANLSARLGQTSPLLSAYWNQQQWRLGSLPSGDSAEAGGCRAWGAAAAAEIPDFASYPKDLRRFLLSAACRNFPQWLPRSGGGQVADCSGTDVPYLLLAIKSEPGRFAERQAVRETWGSPVPGVRLLFLLGSPEGERGPDLSSLVAWESRRYSDLLLWDFLDVPFNRTLKDLLLLAWLDRHCPGVSFVLQAQDDAFVHTRALLDHLRALPPRWARSLYLGEVFTQARPLRKPRGPFYVPRSFFKGEYPAYASGGGYVIAGRLAPWLLRAAARVAPFPFDDVYTGLCFRALGLAPRDHKGFLTAWPADRTADACALRDLLLVRPLSPQGSIRLWKQLQEPQLQC